TGCCGATGTTGTGCATGATGTAGTAACCGAACATCTCCCAGTCTTCACTGGCCGCCCGTTCTGCCAAGCGCCCCAGATGACCGGCGACGGGGTCGTACATGCTTTGCATCTCACTGACCTGCTCGGCCGGGATCAGGTTGTAGACCAGTTCCGGGAACAGATACACCAGCAGCCCGATGCCAATCAGGCTGCCAAAAAATATCAGGCTGGCGGCAAGCACGAAGGGCCATTGTTCGCGCACCAGACGCGGGAAGTCGGCAAGGATGAAGCTCAGTACGTTGGCCCTCAGCCAACTGCGATGCCGATAAAGCTGTTGATGCCCGCGCAGCACTTGTTGCTGTAACGAGTCGACCAAAAAGCTGCTGTAACCACGCTCCTGAGCCAGGGCCAGGTGTTGGCAGAGCCGTCGATAGTCGCTGGGGAAGCTGGCGACTCGCGAGGTTTCCTTGCCGCGTTCCAGCCGTTCGAGCATGAGTGCAAACTGCTCCCATTCGGTCTTGTGGCGGCTTTCGAATAGGCTTTGCTTCATGTCGGGCCCAACAGTCCGCGGGCGATGCCGTTGAGTTCGGCCACGGCCTGCGGCGCTGAAACGTGCAGCGGTTGCGCGAGTATCGAGGCGAGTTCACCTGCCCGCGCCTCGGAGAGTTCACCCTGGCGCTCGGCAAACCCGAGGATGGCGCGTTGCTCGGTCAGCGTCAGCGCGAAAGCGGCACGCCGCGGCGGGGCATCGGGTAACTGCGGTCGGGTGAGCGGTTGTTCGCGGTAGATCACCAGCGTGCCGGCGGCCAGGTCGCCGAGGCGTTTGAAGGTGGGATGTTGCAGGCAACTGATCGCCCCGAGGAAGTAGCCGAACGGCAACATGTCGACAAATCGCAACAGGTTGCGCAGCAAGGACGCGGACCAGCCGATCGGGGTGCCATCGTCGTGCACCACGCGCAATCCCATCCATTGCTTGCCCGGCGAGCGCCCCTGATTGAGCACCTCGAACAGCACCATGTACCACCAGCTCACCACGAACAGCAAAATCGAGCCAAGCCCCGCGCCGAGTTTGCCGAGGAACGCCAGCACCATGAACAGCAGGCCCAGGATCAACCCGCGCAGGCCCAGGTCGATGGTGAACGCCAGCGCACGGACCATCAACCCGGCCGGGCGCAGTGGCAAGTCGATGCCTTCGGGCGTTTCGACCTGATACCACGTGTCCAGTGGCGGGGCCAGCGTTGCTTTCCGTGGCAGTGCTGTGGTCTCGAGCATGGGCAACCTTGCTGTGGCCGGTTTGCGATTCGATGTCCGTTCGATGCTAGCAGCCTCTCGGGGGGAAACGACATAACTATGTATTGCACGGTATGCGGCCGGAGGTGATTGAATGACAACATTTCTGGTCGGGGCAGCCTGTGTGCGCCTAGACTTCGCCGGTCTTCTGTTCAGGAACAACCCGTGACCTCGATCTTCTGGTACGACTACGAAACCACTGGCATCAACCCCCGTTGCGACCGTCCGTTGCAAGTGGCGGGGATTCGCACCGACTTCGATCTCAATGAAATAGACGAGCCGGTCAATCTCTACTGCCAGCCCAGTGACGACATCCTGCCGCATCCGGCGGCTTGCGCGATCACCGGTATCACGCCTGGCCTTCTGGCCGAGCAAGGTTTGAGCGAAGCCGATTTCATGACACGGGTTCATGCCCAGCTCGCCCTGCCCGGCACTTGTGGGGCAGGGTACAACACGCTGCGTTTCGACGACGAGATGACCCGTTACAGCCTGTATCGAAACTTTTTCGACCCCTACGCACGGGAGTGGCAGGGCGGCAACAGCCGCTGGGACCTGATCGACATCGTGCGCGCGGCTTATGCGTTGCGTCCCGATGGCTTCGTCTGGCCCACGGATGACGAAGGGCGGGTGACGCTCAAGCTCGAACGCCTGACCGCCGCCAATGGCATCGATCACGGAAATGCCCACGAGGCGCTATCGGATGTTCGCGCCACAATCGCCCTGGCGCGTCTGATTCGTGAAAAACAGCCGAAGTTGTATGACTGGCTGTTTCAGTTGCGCAGCAAACAAAAGGTGATGGACCAGATTCGGCTGTTGCAGCCGATGGTGCACATTTCCGGGCGCTTTTCGGCGGCCCGCCATTATGTCGGCGTGGTACTGCCACTGGCCTGGCATCCACGCAATCGCAACGCGCTGATTGTCTGTGACCTGCACCTGGACCCTCAGGGGCTGCTCGATCTGGATACCGAAACCTTGCGTCAGCGGCTTTATACACGCCGTGACGATCTGGCCGAAGGCGAACTGCCCGTGCCGCTCAAGCTCATACACATCAACAAGTGCCCGGTCGTGGCGCCGTTATCGGTACTTCGTCCCGAAGATCAGCAACGTTTGGGGCTGGACATGGCGCTCTATCAGGAACGGGCGCTGCGGCTAAGTGCCGCACAACAACTTTGGCAAGATAAAGTCTCGGGAGTTTATGCCCGCGAGGATTTCGCCGCGAGCCTGGACCCCGAGCAACAGTTATACGACGGTTTTATCGGCGATCGGGATCGGCGTCTATGTGAGCAAGTCAGAGCCGCCGACCCTGCGCAATTAGCACAAGAGCAGTGGCCTTTCGATGATGAACGTTTGCCCGAATTATTGTTTCGTTATCGCGCACGCAAC
The Pseudomonas sp. GR 6-02 genome window above contains:
- a CDS encoding stage II sporulation protein M, with the translated sequence MKQSLFESRHKTEWEQFALMLERLERGKETSRVASFPSDYRRLCQHLALAQERGYSSFLVDSLQQQVLRGHQQLYRHRSWLRANVLSFILADFPRLVREQWPFVLAASLIFFGSLIGIGLLVYLFPELVYNLIPAEQVSEMQSMYDPVAGHLGRLAERAASEDWEMFGYYIMHNIGIAFQTFASGLLFGLGSAFFLFFNGLMIGAVAGHLTHIGYGQTFWSFVIGHGAFELSAIALAGAAGLQLGWALIAPGRLPRAEALRVAASKSVLLICGVMLFLLIAAFIEAYWSSRTGVTPLTKYLVGAALWVLVATYLLFAGRTRHAPE
- a CDS encoding RDD family protein, coding for MLETTALPRKATLAPPLDTWYQVETPEGIDLPLRPAGLMVRALAFTIDLGLRGLILGLLFMVLAFLGKLGAGLGSILLFVVSWWYMVLFEVLNQGRSPGKQWMGLRVVHDDGTPIGWSASLLRNLLRFVDMLPFGYFLGAISCLQHPTFKRLGDLAAGTLVIYREQPLTRPQLPDAPPRRAAFALTLTEQRAILGFAERQGELSEARAGELASILAQPLHVSAPQAVAELNGIARGLLGPT
- the sbcB gene encoding exodeoxyribonuclease I gives rise to the protein MTSIFWYDYETTGINPRCDRPLQVAGIRTDFDLNEIDEPVNLYCQPSDDILPHPAACAITGITPGLLAEQGLSEADFMTRVHAQLALPGTCGAGYNTLRFDDEMTRYSLYRNFFDPYAREWQGGNSRWDLIDIVRAAYALRPDGFVWPTDDEGRVTLKLERLTAANGIDHGNAHEALSDVRATIALARLIREKQPKLYDWLFQLRSKQKVMDQIRLLQPMVHISGRFSAARHYVGVVLPLAWHPRNRNALIVCDLHLDPQGLLDLDTETLRQRLYTRRDDLAEGELPVPLKLIHINKCPVVAPLSVLRPEDQQRLGLDMALYQERALRLSAAQQLWQDKVSGVYAREDFAASLDPEQQLYDGFIGDRDRRLCEQVRAADPAQLAQEQWPFDDERLPELLFRYRARNFPDTLSPEEQERWRIFCQQRLSVPEWGAPNTLESFLTAAAQLTISPTSFQQEVLDEWQIHVQALRKRLNI